The genomic stretch CCAACCTAACTGTCTCCTATATTCGGGGCCACAAATAGCGCCCAAGCCCACGAAAGTAAGGGATCCACTCCAAAGGGACCGTTATAAATAGCCCTATACTTCTAGAAGGCAAGGTAATTCATATCTCTCACCTAAAACCTAATACTTTTTGTTGTACCTTTTTTTTCCttcacttactttggcatcagagtgccttgcaggtacaacccctttttttttctcaaccatcacCGAAGATCAAGCCTACCGTTGCTGGCCACCTGTTCAACTAGAAAGAACAGTAAAGTTCCCCTCCTTCCACATTTTGTCTTGAAGGAATGTTATTCTCTCTACACTTGAGTTGACTTTTTTGTTTACTTCAAAATATCTCGTATGGTAATAGTGTGCTCTCTTCATTTTTGCACATATGATTGGATATTTTTAGTTGGTTTTGGAACATGTCATATGTGTCATCCTAATTTACTGACCCGCTGACAtgcctattattttttattaaaggcGCATCTTCCATATTATTCTCATGATTTGTTAGACTACTAATACTCATGTTTTAAGTATATATTAAATTTTCCTCATTTGTTATCACATTAATAGGAATGAATGTAGATCCTCCATACTCGATTTCCTTATTTTTCTCATCCATTTTTTGCGTATTCTAAAGTCAATACTTGGTCAACCCATCTCCTTTTCAATTTAGTTTTTGAAACGAAAAAATAACAATGTACTGATGCAAAgctcatcaaagaataaggcatGCTAAGGGAATGTACACATCAATTCAAATTCTCGTTTTACTATATGTAAAATATCACAAACCAATACAAAAAGGTGAAGAAAAAAAGAGACACCTAATGTCACATGAAAACCAACATCCTAACCAATCACACAAACTCCAAACTCGcccaaaacaaatagaaaaacaATCAACATAAGCATATTTGTCTCCATTTTAATTAAAACGTCCTCTTTTTCACCCCTTTGATAAATTGGCATGAAATGTGATGGTATGACTTCCTTGTCCCAATTAACATACTCGTCTAGTTCTTCTTGCAGATTCTCCAAGAACGCGCATGTTTCATCTTAATCATCTTTCGATTCATCATCTGACACATAAATAACTGTTCATTTTTTCTCATACATTCTTACTTAAAGCGTaccatttataaattttattttaaattcaacatCGTGCATGCTCATTGTAATTACTTTATCTTTAACTACGTGACTACAAAATCTGACAAGAATTCGACCCATTTCCATTGtacctttatttaatttttctaagTCGTTAATCATTCACAAAGTCCTCGATTTTTCACCTTCAATGCACAAATTTTATTTACATAGTGTTGATCTCTAGGTCTGATTtctgttggaaattttctctgcTAATTGTTTTCTCCTTCTTTCTTCGATTTTCACCCACACTCTTTTGAAATTTTGGTATGTTTACAAAGATTTTTTCCCTTCCAATAATATTGTCGAGTTTTATAGCAAATAGTTTAGTATTATTCATACCATAAAACCTTACAAAGCTGAAAACATTGTCCTATTTTGTCCATTTTTGGAAGAATGGCAACTTCTCTTGTATTCCcatattttgaaaaatgtttAGCATAGTCTTAACCCTAAAACTTTCaagtatttcaaaaaaaaatgttgaatGTGCTTCTTTTCCTCTCTCCCTTCCTCCATTGATTGCATTCTTCATTCTTTGAGCATTTCTACTATTCAATATACTTCCTTTCTTCTAGATTTGTGACCTTCACCTACAACAATTGAGCGTTCATTTTATTTCTTCTCACCCTCCATCTTCTTCAATTGGTATCTGATCTCATTGCACCGTCTCTATTTTGTCTTTAGATTCTCAAATCTATTTCTTCACTCCACTCTCGCCCACCTCTCATTTTGTGAATTCTCTGTGCTTGTGCTTGTATTTTAAGAAGTTATAAAGTCAttaaaataacaactaattaggaaagaaaataaacaatAACACAACACTCAAAAGACCTGTATATAGAGTGATCTCTATTTAAAGAACTATTTAGATTTAGATTTTGCTCCCTCTGTTGCAAAATAAGTTTAATAGTTGATACTTTCACACAGActaagaaaatgtgataaatgaaatAGAGATACTGACAATTTTACCAAATTATCCTTAATTATTATTGGTGTATTCTTATTATCATTAATGCAATTAGAGGGAAATAATAAATTACTCCatccgtctcacaataggtgtcctctttgagattttcacactttttaagaaaatgattaattatgttgatttcaatgataaaatgagtctcatttactaaaataaccttattaataataggtagtgagatacttaaatgaattaaaatacaataataagggtaagttagtggaaaaaataataaatatcacattggtattctaaatggacaaataatttgagacaaataaaaataggaaataTGACACTTATTGTGACACTTATtggaagataaaaattaaaattgcattGAAAACTAAAAATAACACTTATTTTAGaattaattattttgagttaAATGGAGtaataatatttgtaaaaaaaattaaatatatgaattgattaattatatatatttaaatttgtattttgaattatttagatTCAGGCTAATACTCACAAAGTGAATATTTATCTTACTCATTGCGGGTGACTAATATACTTGAGTCAATTGTTATCTCTAGACGTATATCTTTGAGTTATCTCGATTTTGATTATGAtcttacatttttaattaataattaattttttttatttatacccttatttattattattgtttttttaataaaatatctgaatagaGATAAATAGCATATATTACTTTATATAATATATTCTTTTATAGAATCTACTATCTGTTTTCCTTAAAAGTGGTCAAAACTTTGAAAGTAATACAATATTATAAGAATGGAGGGAATATTTGTTaatgttaattatttatattgGTTTTTTCgcatttaaaaacaaaaaataccaTGTTTTCATTTTGGCAGCCATATTTACTGTTATTTTTTACCATGTATTATGGATTGATAtatattattcatttaaaaaattatacataCTCTGGTTAAAAGAAAGGATAAAATAGTATAATAGTATATAATATAAGAGGACTGTAATATTTAAGGCTTTATTATTCTTAATTCTGTGCATTATTTTGCCATTTGTGATtctttaattaattatgaaaaataaatatttagttttcATTTAAGAGAAATGTACATTGTgtctaaaaaattatatttttttattgaattaaataaaacaaacatattttcgataaaataaacattttaatttttttttaatcttctactaaatttagaaaaatattttttatcgaATTTAATTAACATTATTTTCGGTAGTATATTGTTTGTGTTAACATTCTAAATTTAATTACATTCATTTCTATTTCATATCAACGAATGAGCACCTATTCGAAAGAGCGGTGACTTGTCGCCGCCCAATACTTAAATGAcattttattatgaaaaattaaaaataataatttataacttTGATCTCACAGTATGTTTGATATTAACCGAGAATTTTACCTCTAATAAAAAATCTAAAGTTATAATTAATAACTTTGATCTCACGGCACGTTTGATATTAACTGAGAATTTTtaccattaaaataaaattcaaaagttaTTAATAATATCTTCGATCTCACAAGATGTTTGATATTCGCTAAGAATTTTTACCGCGCTTGTTCAATATTTAGCTAGACCGTTGGTTCAAATTTaccaaatcataaaaaaaattaaagatagtCAAAATGTATTTTCATGATTCATGCACAATCTCCAAATTACATATATTCAAcattttagaaattatttaccTTGTATAGGTTATAGTAATATAATAATAAGATTCATGCACAATTAATATATCTCCACCTCACCCTCCTAGAATATTTGCATATAAATAGAGGCCAATAGATTAGAGTTTCTCATTCAAATTAACTGAGTGTGAGTTCATAGAGTTCTATTAGAAATGGCATCCCTATGGCTCATCTTTGGTGCAATTGCTGCTGCTCTTTTGGTCCTAAGGTCTCTCCTCAAGAAGGTGAATTGGTTCCTCTATGAAGCAAGCCTTGGTGACAAGCAATACTCTTTGCCACCAGGTGACATGGGATGGCCCATAATTGGGAACATGTGGTCTTTCCTTAGGGCATTCAAGTCCAATGCACCAGATTCTTTCATGGATTCTATCATCAAAAGGTAGCTATGCCTATAACATTCTCTATACATGCATGCAaggttttcttttttgttttttccatTGTTTTTTTCCAGATTAGAAAACTCCATGACATGGTTTgtttttttcattgtttttttccaacacataaattttttttataatatttattattttatattttgtttgttaTAGGTTTGGAAACACTGGCATATACAAGGTGTTCATGTTTGGATTCCCAAGTGTAATTGTTACATCAGCAGAAGCATGCAAGAAGGTTCTTACAGATGATGAACACTTTGAACCTGGTTGGCCACAATCAACGGTCGAATTAATCGGCGAAAAATCGTTCATCAAGATGCCGTTTGAAGAACATAGACGACTTAGGCGTTTAACCTCGGCTTCGATCAATGGCTACGAGGCACTTTCGGTGTACTTGAAATATATCGAAGAAATTGTGATTGAATCATTGGAAAAATGGACTCATATGGGTGAAATTGAGTTCTTAACTCAAATGAGAAAACTCACTTTTAAgattattattcatattttccTTGGCTCAGAAAGTGAACCTGTAATGGAAGCTTTGGAAAGAGAATATACAATTCTTAACCTTGGTGTTAGAGCCATGAGGATAAATATTCCTGGATTTGCTTTCCATAAGTCACTTAAGGTAAGTGCTTATTTCATAAGTGCTTATTTTAAAAGTgcttaattaaacaatttttctaatacattactttttttttttacaggcaAGGAAAAATCTTGTGGCTATATTTCAATCAATTGTGGACAAGAGAAGAGATGAAAGGAAAGGAAAAAAACCAGTACCGGGTCAAAAAGCGAAAGATATGATGGATTCTTTGGTAGATGCTGTTGatgaaaatggaagaaaattggATGATGATGAAATCATTGATATCATGTTGATGTACTTGAATGCTGGCCATGAATCTTCAGGACATATCACTATGTGGGCTACCTATTTCTTGCAAAGGCATCCTGAGTTTTTCCGAAAGGCTAAGGTATTATTATCGAAATTCTTAGCATCTGAATTTTCAAAATTATGGATCATTTTTGCACTTAACTTTGTTTCTTGATAATGTGATTAACAGGAAGAACAAGTTGAAATGCTGAAAAGAAGGCCTCCATCACAAAAAGGGTTGAAACTAGAGGAAGTTCGAAAAATGGAGTATCTTTCTAAGGTGATTGATGAAACAATGAGAGTGGTTACTTTCTCGCTTATGGTCTTTCGCCAGGCGAGAGCCGATGTCAAAGTGAATGGTTAGTACACATAAAAATTTCGCGGAATTCATATGAATTTCAATCGATAAAAAAGAATACGCGataaaaataatgtattagaGACTCTATTGTAACGATATTTTGATATTTCAGGGTACCTCATTCCAAAGGGTTGGAGAGTGCTTACCTGGTTCAGATCAGTtcactttgattctgaactttatCCTGATCCAAGAGAGTTCAATCCTGAAAACTTTAGTGTAAGTCTAGTGATTAATTGAATTAAAGAACAAATAAGTGATTAATTAGATAAATTTGACaattttgtttgtgttgattCTTAGATGGTGCGTAAGGCTGGTGAGTTCCTTCCATTTGGAGCAGGAACTAGATTGTGCCCGGGCAATGATCTTGCCAAGCTGGAAATCTCAGTTTTCCTTCACCATTTCCTCCTCAAATATGAGTAAATATTTTTTCACCATTTAAAGCTCCTATTGAAATTATCATAAAAGCACTTATATAAAACACTACTAGATAAATACTAATGTTATGTGTTATTTTCTGCAGACTTGAACAGCTGAACCCAAAATCTCCAATAAGATTCCTACCACACACAAGGCCAATGGACAACTGCTTGGCAAGGA from Vicia villosa cultivar HV-30 ecotype Madison, WI linkage group LG4, Vvil1.0, whole genome shotgun sequence encodes the following:
- the LOC131599817 gene encoding ent-kaurenoic acid oxidase 1-like gives rise to the protein MASLWLIFGAIAAALLVLRSLLKKVNWFLYEASLGDKQYSLPPGDMGWPIIGNMWSFLRAFKSNAPDSFMDSIIKRFGNTGIYKVFMFGFPSVIVTSAEACKKVLTDDEHFEPGWPQSTVELIGEKSFIKMPFEEHRRLRRLTSASINGYEALSVYLKYIEEIVIESLEKWTHMGEIEFLTQMRKLTFKIIIHIFLGSESEPVMEALEREYTILNLGVRAMRINIPGFAFHKSLKARKNLVAIFQSIVDKRRDERKGKKPVPGQKAKDMMDSLVDAVDENGRKLDDDEIIDIMLMYLNAGHESSGHITMWATYFLQRHPEFFRKAKEEQVEMLKRRPPSQKGLKLEEVRKMEYLSKVIDETMRVVTFSLMVFRQARADVKVNGYLIPKGWRVLTWFRSVHFDSELYPDPREFNPENFSMVRKAGEFLPFGAGTRLCPGNDLAKLEISVFLHHFLLKYELEQLNPKSPIRFLPHTRPMDNCLARIKKQEAA